The Thermosynechococcus sp. HN-54 DNA segment CTGAGCACGGTTGACGGCACCAGCCGCGTTTTTGGCAGCAGATAGGCGGGCTTTGGCGGCTTGGTTGAGCATGGAGGGCAGGGCAATGGCGGCCAAAATACCGATGATGATGACCACCACCAGTAGTTCAATTAGGGTGAAGCCTTCGTTGGCTTTTTTCTTGGCCAGCAGGTGCTGGAGGAATTTCGCTTTCAGTTCGGTTTTCATATTGTTGAGACTCCTTAGGTCAAGACATATTCGCCTCTAGCAATCAACATACCCACCTTCTGCGACAAAATTAACACCCCTGCTAAAAATTTCCTTTACTCCCTCCGATGAGCTTCAGGAAGGGCAGAGAAACAGCGTAGCTGATGATGTGGCTAGGTACACTCCCTTCAACTATGATTCATCGAGCAACGCAATCTGAGCTTGTCTAGGTTCCTGCGGCCATTCAAGGGGGCTATTTGTGTTGGCACAGTCGGCAGATGGCGTGGCGATTCTCAACGAGCCGCAGTTTCAGCCCCGCGCATGGTAAGGCAAGGGAATTCTCTTCTGAGGTGTGGGAGCGATCACCCCCTACGGTATGATTGTAGGGTTAAACTCTGTGAATCGCAGGCAACACCTGACTTCAATAGGGCTTGCTGAGCGAGTCTTCCAGAGCCATTGAAAATGATTGGAATTACACATTTTAGGATGACCACCCCTTTACTTCTACGTGCTGCCCGTGGTGAAAGTGTTGAGCGTCCCCCCATCTGGCTGATGCGGCAGGCTGGACGCTACATGAAGGTCTATCGTGACCTGCGCGATCGCTACCCCTCCTTTCGCGAGCGATCGGAAATTCCTGAACTCGCCATTGAAATTTCGCTCCAACCTTTCCGTGCTTTTGCTCCCGACGGCGTGATTCTCTTTTCGGATATTCTTACGCCCTTGCCGGGGATTGGTATTCCCTTTGACATTGTTGAGAGTAAAGGCCCAATCATCGATCCACCGATCCGCACCCTTGAGCAGGTGCAACAACTCCATCCCTTGGAAGTGGAGGCGGCTTGTCCCTTTATTCGTCCGATTCTCGCGACCCTGCGCCAAGAGGTGGGCGATCGCGCCACGGTGCTGGGATTTGCCGGTGCCCCTTGGACCCTTGCGGCCTACGCCATTGAGGGCAAAAGCTCCAAGGACTACATTGAAATTAAAACCATGGCCTACCGCGAGCCAGACCTGCTCCACAAGTTCCTGAACCATTTGGCCACTGCAATTGCCGACTACCTGTGCTATCAAATTGACTGTGGTGCTCAGGTGGTGCAGCTCTTTGATTCGTGGGCAGGTCAACTCAGCCGCCGGGACTACGATACCTTTGCCTTCCCCTACCAAAAGCAGGTGATACAACAGGTCAAGGCCGTCTATCCCGATGTGCCCATCATCCTCTACATCAATGGCAGTGCGGCAGTTGTAGATCGCATGGCGGCAGCGGGGGTGGACATCGTCAGCCTTGATTGGACCGTGGATATTGGCACGATTCGGCAGCAGTTTCCTGCCAGTGTTGGCCTTCAGGGAAATTTAGACCCCGTGATGCTCTTTGCCCCGCAGCCGGTGCTCAAGGAACGTGCTTTGGAGATTATTGAAGCGGGTCGCAAGGGCAAATATATCTTTAACCTTGGCCATGGCGTTCTCCAAGGAACCCCTGAGGAGAATGTGGGTTTTCTCTTTGATCTGGTGAAGTCCCTCGGCTAATGCGCATCTTGATCACGGGTGCCAGTGGTTGCATTGGTCAATACATCGCTGAGGCGCTGATCCAAGAGACGGATCACCAGCTTTTTTTGCTGGTGCGAGATCCGGCACGGCTGCAAATTAATCCTCACCAAAGAGCCGGGGTGAACGTGATTCAGGGGGATTTGATGGATTTGACCCCCTTGGAACCCTTGCTGCCAACCCTCGATATTGCGATCCTAACGGCAACTGCTTGGGGTGGGGACAATGTCTTTGCCATCAACTACGAGCAAACCTGCCATCTCCTCAAGCAATTGGATCCGCAACGCTGCCAGCGGGTATTTTATTTTTCAACGGCGAGTATTCTCAATCATCAGATGCAGCCGCTGCCAGAGGCAGGTACCCTAGGCACAGAGTATATTCGCTCCAAGTACAAGTGTCTTCATGCGATTGAGCAGTTGCCTGTGGGCGATCGCGTGATTGAACTGTTTCCAACAATGGTGTTTGGCGGTGGTCCTGATGGCAAGCGTCCCTCGTTTATCACCGAAGGCATCCGCGAAATCCTCAAGTGGTTGTGGTTGGCTCGCTTTTTCCGCGCTGATGCCAGTTTTCACTTTATCCATGCCCGCGATATTGCCCAAGTGGTTCTCTACCTGTTGCAGCATCCTGACTATCCGGTGCCGCGGCGGGTGGCTCTGGGTAACCCGCCAATTACTGTCAATGAGATGTTGGCCCAGTTGTGCGCTGCTGCAAAACTTCCCATTTATCTGCAAATCCCTTTGACATTGCCAGTGATCAACTTCTTTGTGCGAGTATTTCGAGTGCAGATGTCGCCGTGGGATTATTTTTGCTTGAACTATCGCAACTTTACCTATGAGACGGTGCTCAATCCTCAAGTCTTGGGCCTGACTCCTTACTGTGCAACCGTTGAGGATTTGCTACGCTGTAGCTTGGGGACGGCAGACCTCTAAACCGACGCTTACCAATGGTTTCATGGCAGGGATTTGGTTACTAAAGTCGGAGCCAAGCGTTTTTTCTTGGCAGGATTTGCAGGCAGCACCCCAACAGACCACTTGTTGGGAAGGGGTACGCAACTACCAAGCGCGCAATTTTATTCGCGATCAGATGCAGGTGGGCGATCGCGTGCTTTTTTATCACAGCAATGCTCAGCCGACAGCAATCATGGGGATTGCCGAAGTCGTTAAGCCCGCCTATCCCGATCATTTTGCTTGGAACCCCGACAGTCGCTACTTTGATCCGAAAAGCACCCCTGACAATCCCCGCTGGTTTATGGTGGATATCCAATATCGCCGTGACTTTGTGCCCCCGATTACGCTTGCGGAACTCCGGCAAACCCCCGGCCTAGAGGGGATGCTGCTGCTGCAAAAGGGCTGTCGTCTCTCGGTACAACCGGTCACTGAACAGGAGTGGCAGATTATTCTCAGCCTACGATCGCCCTAGGGTTGGCGAGGCAGACGGCGCAGATAGGGTAAATTTTTTAGGTGGCGATCGCTAGAGTATTGAAAGCCAAAATCTGCGTACTCTGCGGTATTCACCAGTCGTCGAAAGGCCGATAAGCCAATCCGCCGCTTGCCATCGAGGGTGCTAACCTTTGAACGGGGATTCGCTGGGTCTCCCCCCAACAGTTGAAAAGCCTCTTCAGGAGTCAACCACTCTTTGTTGGGGTCACCAGTGGGAATTTTCTCCTCTAGGTGTTTGAGTTTGATGACGAGGCTTTCCCATAGGTTGCGCCGAGGTTGTTGCTGCTGAGAACGGGAGGTCAGGGATCGCCGCAAGAGTTGCAGTTGTACTCCTAGATACTGGAAAAAACGCTTGATCAACCGCCCGATCTGACTCAAAAGCAGGTGCAATCCCGTGGGTGGCGGTGGCGGCGATCGCTCAATGACCACCATACTCCAACCGCAGGCACTACACACTTGACGGCCAGAAGACAGCGGCTTTCCTAAACGGGCAGAACAGCGAGGGCAGGTTTCCAGCATTCGTTGCGCTTGACCCCTGATGAATCAAAGTTGAATCAAATTTTAGCGGAATTGCAGCGGCTACCGAGGACGGCGATAGAAAGGGCGAGGAACCACCACGGCTGGCACGCGGCGATCGCGCACCTGCACCTCCAGTTCACGACCGATGTGGGCAAACTCTGGAAAAACATAGCCAAGGGCGATCGCCTTCCCCAAGGTGGGAGACAATGTGCCACTGGTGACCTCCCCCACGGCCTGTGCCTCCGCATAGATAGGATAGCCGTGGCGAGCAATGCCTTTGCCCAGCAGTTCTAAACCCACCAATTGGCGTTCAATCCCCTGCTGCTTTTGCGTCAAGAGGGCGTCACGACCGACAAAATCGGGCTTTTGCCAATCAATCAGCCAATCGAGACCCGCCTCTAGGGGCGTTGTTTGCTCATCCATGTCTTGGCCGTAGAGGAGCATGGCTGCCTCTAGCCGCAGCGTATCCCGTGCCCCCAAACCGCAGGGACTAACCCCCGCCGCCAATAGTGTTTGCCACAACTGTTGCCCCAGTTCTGGTGCGACAAGAATTTCCCAACCCTCTTCGCCCGTGTAGCCCGTACGCGCAATCCAAGCGGGCTGTTCCAAGAGCTTGACCTCGCAGTGGCGATAGGTTTTGATCTCCCCTAGGGGGCGATCGCACAAGGGAGCCAGCGTTGCCGTTGCCGCCGGGCCTTGGAGCGCAATGAGCACCTGTGTTGCCGACTCATCAATGAACTCAATGCTAGGGGGCAAGTACTTCTGAAACCATGCCCAGTCCTTGGCAGTGGTGGACGCATTGACAATACAGCGCACTTGGTCATCACCAATGTAGAGAATGACATCATCGACAATGCCCCCAGCCTCATTGAGGAGAACGGTGTATTTTGCTTGGCCGGGTTGCAGACGGCTGAGATTGGTGGGCACCCGTTCTTGCAGTGCGGCAATCGCCTCAGGGCCGCGCAGGAGAAACTTGCCCATGTGGGAAATATCAAACATCCCCACCCGCTGCCGCACCGCTTGGTGTTCCTGCAAAATGCTGCTGTACTGCAAGGGCATCTCCCACTCGCCAAAGGGGGTAAATCGTGCTCCTTGATGCAGGGGATAGAGGGGCGTACGACGCAAGGACTCAGCCATAGTTCACCGCAGGAAATAGAGTCTCCAGTTGTTGTTGCAGTTGGGTGGGGGTCAGCGCCGGTTCACGGCAGCGCAATCCTTCACAGACGAGAGCCACAGGCGCTAGGTCATCGCGAACCTTGAGCACAGCAGTGGGTAGATACCGATCTAAGAGTGAAGTCACCTGCTCAGGGCGGGCTTGGACACAGACAGGGTGGAGATACCACTGCAACGCTGCCAATAGGCTGGGACAGCTCTGGGGGGAGTCCTGTATGAGTTGGCTAAAAAAGCGCAGTCCCTGTTCTGCCTGTTCGAGATACGCAGCATTCTCCGTGAGCAAAAAGAGTTGGATCAGGTTAGCGATCGCCACCCCATTGGCAGAGGGGGTCGCATTATCCACGCCTTCCCGCTGGCGGACGATCAAGTCGGCTCGCTCGGGTGCATTGTAGTAGCCACCATCCCTAGCTCCCAATTCCTGATCCAACAGCGTTTGATACCGACAGGCCAGCTCCAGCCACGGCTGCGCCGCTTCTCCCACGGCTAAACTGGCTTGATGCAAGGCAAGGAGGGCTTGGATCCAGTAGGCATAATCCTCGGCCTGAGCCACCTCGGCCACAGTGCCGCCATAGTTGAGGCGGTAAAGTTTGCCCTGTTGATATTGGTGCTCGTGGAGCCATTGGGCTGCTTTGGCCGCTCGTTGCCAGTAGGCATGCTGTCTCCAGACTTGGGCTGCCGTGGCTAAGCCAGTAATCATCAGGCCATTCCACGCCAAAATCATTTTTGTATCGGTGACCGGAGGAATCCGTCCTGGCCAAGCCCGCTCTTTTGCGCTTGCATTATCGGTGGCCACGGGAAAGGGCTGATCCATGGGCGTATCGGCACCATAGCGGCGGGCAAAGAGGTTGCGCAAAATTGGCACCAGTACCTCAGGATTCTCCGGGGGGCGCACTTGCTTGAGCACAATCTTGCCCTCGAAGTTGCCCTGAGGAGAAATGTCAAAATAGGTTTGCAGTTGCGCAAATTCTGTGGAGGTTAAAACTGCCTCTAATTCTGCATACTGCCAGCAGTAAAAGGCACCCTCCTCGGGTTCCGGATCATGAGCACTAACGAAGCTATCGGCATCTTGCGCCGCATAGAAGTAGCCCTCAGGGGCAGTCATTTCGCGATCGAGCCACTGAATGGTTTGGGCAATTGCCGCCAGAATTTGGGGGGAGCGATCGCCCTGCTGCCACAGCCGCGCCAGATACGTCACAATCTGGCCATTGTCATAGAGCATTTTTTCAAAGTGGGGCACTGTCCATTGGGGATCCACGGTGTAGCGATGCCAACCACCGCCCACATGGTCATAGATGCCCCCCTGCAAGAGGTTGTATCCCCGCAGCCGACACAGGTGCAATAGTTCGGGAGGGTTGGGACTGAAAGCCAAGTCCTGGAGCAGCATTTGGGCATAGGGCATCATCGGAAAGCAGGTGCCTTGGGGGCGATCGCGCAAAATCGGCGTTACTTGGCGAATCCCTGCCCTTAGGAGTTCTTCAGTCAGGGGGACGGCCTCTCCCATCTCAGCGGGGGGGGCGAGATATTGCCAGAGGGTGGCCTGTTGGGCAGCGAGCTTGTCCTTTTCTTGGTCATAGAAGCGGCGCACTGCCTGCAACACCTGTAAAAAGCCCGGACGACCGTAGCGCGGTTGCACAGGAAAATAGGTACCGCCATAAAACGGACGGCGATCCTGAGGCGTGAGAAAGATATTCAGCGGCCAGCCCCCTTGACCCGTCATCAGTTGCAAGGCCTGCATATAGATGCTGTCAATATCGGGACGCTCCTCGCGATCCACCTTAATCGGCAAGAAATAAGCATTGAGATAGGCGGCAATCTCCAGATCCGAAAAGGCTTCCCCCTCCATGACGGTGCACCAGTGGCAACTAGAATAGCCAATCGAGAGAAAAATCACCCGATCCTCCGCAGCCGCCTTGGCGAGGGCTTCATCACACCACGGCCACCAGTCAATGGGGTTTTCGGCATGCTTGCGCAAATAAAGACTTTGGCACTGGCTAAGGCGATTTGGCATGGGGGCGTACCATTTCGACACTAATTTGACCCGTAAAGTTGGGCACTGGCGGGGCAAGTTTCGTCACACGCACAGCAGCCCGCTGCACTTGGGAAGGGGCAAGGCAAAGGTTCAGAATCGCTGCCGCTAGGGTCTCGATTAACTGAAAGCGCTGCTGCTGCATTAACTGTTCAATGGCCTGCAAAAGGGGGCGATAGTCAAGAGTGTCCTCTAGGCGATCGCTGGCCGCTGCTTGTGTCATATCAAACCAGAGCTTAATATCAATCTCAAACCACTGGCCGAGAATTTGTTCCTCTGGTAGGGCGCCCGTATAGCCGTAGTAGCGAATTCCCGAGAGGTGGAGACAGTCAGTTGATGATTCGCTCAAGGGCATGGATCCATGACAACACAGGAAAAAATTCTGCTAGGCCTACTGATTTTTGTACCCCTTGCTCTCCTTAACTTTATCGTCAAAATGCCGCCAATGGTGAGCTTTATCCTCAGTGGCCTTGCCATTGTGCCCCTTGCGGCTTGGATTGCCAATTCTACAGAGGCAATCGCTGAAGTCATTGGCCCTGCCCTTGGGGGACTCTTGAATGCCACCTTCGGTAATGTGACGGAGATGATTATTGCCATTGTCGCCCTGCGTCAGGGTCTTGCAGAGGTGGTGAAAGCCAGTCTCAGCGGTGCCATTATTGCCAATTTGCTTTTGGGATTGGGGCTGGCCATTGTTGTGGGGGGCATCCGGTTTCCAGAGCAGCAGTTCTCGGCACCTGTGGCACGCATTAATGCCTCTGCCCTCACCCTCTCGGTGATTGTGCTGATGACCCCGACGGCGATTCAGGCGGTAGCGCCCAGTGTGCAGCTTCACTTGATTGATCGCTTTTCCTATGCGTCGGCAATTTTACTGCTGATTTTTTACGGTCTGATGTTGCTCTTTTCCATGAAAACCCATCGTCACCTCTACTTGCTGGATGAGACGATCGCTGGCCAGGAACCCTCCCCCGCCGTCAATCTCAAGGTGGCCGTTGCCATTCTGCTGGTGGGTACGATTTTGCTGGTCTTTGTTTCCGACATCCTCGTGGATAGCTTGCAGGACAGCATTAGTGAAATGGGACTGACGCAGTTATTTATAGGCGTATTTCTCATTCCCGTGTTCAGCAGTGTTGTCGAGTTCATCACCTGTATCAAGTTTGCCCTCAATAATTGTATGGAAGGGGCAGTGGCGGTGGCGATTGGGTCTAGCTTGCAGATCATCCTTTTTGTGACGCCAGTGCTTGTGCTGGTGGGCTGGTTCTTGGGTCAACCGCAGATGAACCTGAGCTTTAATGTTTTTGAGTTGTTGGCCGTTATGGCCGCAGTTGCCATCACCAACTCCATTAGCAATGATGGGCGCACGAATTGGCTAGAGGGTGTTTTGCTGATGATCACCTACCTCGTGCTGGCAATCGCCTTCTTTATTCACCCATAAAAAATGCGGATGGCGAGACTCGAACTCGCAAGGCAAAGCCACACGCCCCTCAAACGTGCGCGTATACCAATTCCGCCACATCCGCGTAGCTTCATG contains these protein-coding regions:
- the hemE gene encoding uroporphyrinogen decarboxylase produces the protein MTTPLLLRAARGESVERPPIWLMRQAGRYMKVYRDLRDRYPSFRERSEIPELAIEISLQPFRAFAPDGVILFSDILTPLPGIGIPFDIVESKGPIIDPPIRTLEQVQQLHPLEVEAACPFIRPILATLRQEVGDRATVLGFAGAPWTLAAYAIEGKSSKDYIEIKTMAYREPDLLHKFLNHLATAIADYLCYQIDCGAQVVQLFDSWAGQLSRRDYDTFAFPYQKQVIQQVKAVYPDVPIILYINGSAAVVDRMAAAGVDIVSLDWTVDIGTIRQQFPASVGLQGNLDPVMLFAPQPVLKERALEIIEAGRKGKYIFNLGHGVLQGTPEENVGFLFDLVKSLG
- a CDS encoding NAD(P)-dependent oxidoreductase produces the protein MRILITGASGCIGQYIAEALIQETDHQLFLLVRDPARLQINPHQRAGVNVIQGDLMDLTPLEPLLPTLDIAILTATAWGGDNVFAINYEQTCHLLKQLDPQRCQRVFYFSTASILNHQMQPLPEAGTLGTEYIRSKYKCLHAIEQLPVGDRVIELFPTMVFGGGPDGKRPSFITEGIREILKWLWLARFFRADASFHFIHARDIAQVVLYLLQHPDYPVPRRVALGNPPITVNEMLAQLCAAAKLPIYLQIPLTLPVINFFVRVFRVQMSPWDYFCLNYRNFTYETVLNPQVLGLTPYCATVEDLLRCSLGTADL
- a CDS encoding EVE domain-containing protein; translated protein: MAGIWLLKSEPSVFSWQDLQAAPQQTTCWEGVRNYQARNFIRDQMQVGDRVLFYHSNAQPTAIMGIAEVVKPAYPDHFAWNPDSRYFDPKSTPDNPRWFMVDIQYRRDFVPPITLAELRQTPGLEGMLLLQKGCRLSVQPVTEQEWQIILSLRSP
- the gcvT gene encoding glycine cleavage system aminomethyltransferase GcvT, translating into MAESLRRTPLYPLHQGARFTPFGEWEMPLQYSSILQEHQAVRQRVGMFDISHMGKFLLRGPEAIAALQERVPTNLSRLQPGQAKYTVLLNEAGGIVDDVILYIGDDQVRCIVNASTTAKDWAWFQKYLPPSIEFIDESATQVLIALQGPAATATLAPLCDRPLGEIKTYRHCEVKLLEQPAWIARTGYTGEEGWEILVAPELGQQLWQTLLAAGVSPCGLGARDTLRLEAAMLLYGQDMDEQTTPLEAGLDWLIDWQKPDFVGRDALLTQKQQGIERQLVGLELLGKGIARHGYPIYAEAQAVGEVTSGTLSPTLGKAIALGYVFPEFAHIGRELEVQVRDRRVPAVVVPRPFYRRPR
- a CDS encoding thioredoxin domain-containing protein; the encoded protein is MPNRLSQCQSLYLRKHAENPIDWWPWCDEALAKAAAEDRVIFLSIGYSSCHWCTVMEGEAFSDLEIAAYLNAYFLPIKVDREERPDIDSIYMQALQLMTGQGGWPLNIFLTPQDRRPFYGGTYFPVQPRYGRPGFLQVLQAVRRFYDQEKDKLAAQQATLWQYLAPPAEMGEAVPLTEELLRAGIRQVTPILRDRPQGTCFPMMPYAQMLLQDLAFSPNPPELLHLCRLRGYNLLQGGIYDHVGGGWHRYTVDPQWTVPHFEKMLYDNGQIVTYLARLWQQGDRSPQILAAIAQTIQWLDREMTAPEGYFYAAQDADSFVSAHDPEPEEGAFYCWQYAELEAVLTSTEFAQLQTYFDISPQGNFEGKIVLKQVRPPENPEVLVPILRNLFARRYGADTPMDQPFPVATDNASAKERAWPGRIPPVTDTKMILAWNGLMITGLATAAQVWRQHAYWQRAAKAAQWLHEHQYQQGKLYRLNYGGTVAEVAQAEDYAYWIQALLALHQASLAVGEAAQPWLELACRYQTLLDQELGARDGGYYNAPERADLIVRQREGVDNATPSANGVAIANLIQLFLLTENAAYLEQAEQGLRFFSQLIQDSPQSCPSLLAALQWYLHPVCVQARPEQVTSLLDRYLPTAVLKVRDDLAPVALVCEGLRCREPALTPTQLQQQLETLFPAVNYG
- the folB gene encoding dihydroneopterin aldolase, which produces MPLSESSTDCLHLSGIRYYGYTGALPEEQILGQWFEIDIKLWFDMTQAAASDRLEDTLDYRPLLQAIEQLMQQQRFQLIETLAAAILNLCLAPSQVQRAAVRVTKLAPPVPNFTGQISVEMVRPHAKSP
- the cax gene encoding calcium/proton exchanger; this encodes MTTQEKILLGLLIFVPLALLNFIVKMPPMVSFILSGLAIVPLAAWIANSTEAIAEVIGPALGGLLNATFGNVTEMIIAIVALRQGLAEVVKASLSGAIIANLLLGLGLAIVVGGIRFPEQQFSAPVARINASALTLSVIVLMTPTAIQAVAPSVQLHLIDRFSYASAILLLIFYGLMLLFSMKTHRHLYLLDETIAGQEPSPAVNLKVAVAILLVGTILLVFVSDILVDSLQDSISEMGLTQLFIGVFLIPVFSSVVEFITCIKFALNNCMEGAVAVAIGSSLQIILFVTPVLVLVGWFLGQPQMNLSFNVFELLAVMAAVAITNSISNDGRTNWLEGVLLMITYLVLAIAFFIHP